In Cynocephalus volans isolate mCynVol1 chromosome 3, mCynVol1.pri, whole genome shotgun sequence, one DNA window encodes the following:
- the SCAMP2 gene encoding secretory carrier-associated membrane protein 2 isoform X2, producing MSAFDTNPFADPVDVNPFQDPSVTQLTSAPQGGLSEFNPFSETNAATTVPVTQLPGPSQPAVLQPSVEPTQPTPQAVAAAAQAGLLRQQEELDRKAAELDRKERELQNTVANLHVGENNRPSLLSRCPVKLFYQDFSTEIPADYQRICKMLYYLWMLHSVTLFLNLLACMAWFIGNTSKGVDFGLSILWFVIFTPCAFLCWYRPIYKAFRSDNSFSFFVFFFVFFCQIGIYVIQLIGLPNLGNSGWIAALSTLGQESLAVSIIMMVVAAFFTLCAVLSLFLLKRVHSLYRRTGASFQQAQEEFSQGIFSNRTFRSAASSAAQGAFRGN from the exons ATGTCGGCCTTTGACACCAACCCCTTCGCGGACCCAGTGGACGTAAATCCTTTCCAG GATCCCTCTGTGACCCAGCTGACCAGTGCCCCTCAGGGTGGCCTGTCTGAGTTCAACCCCTTCTCAGAG ACAAATGCCGCGACAACAGTTCCTGTCACACAACTCCCTGGGCCCTCGCAGCCGGCAGTTCTCCAGCCCTCAGTGGAACCAACCCAGCCAACCCCCCAG GCTGTGGCAGCTGCAGCCCAGGCAGGCCTGCTCCGGCAGCAGGAAGAACTGGATAGGAAAGCTGCTGAGCTGGATCGCAAGGAGCGGGAGCTGCAGAACACTGTGGCCAATTTGCATG TGGGAGAGAACAACCGGCCATCCCTGCTCTCACGGTGCCCTGTCAAGCTCTTCTATCAGGATTTCTCCACAGAGATCCCTGCCGACTACCAGCGGATATGCAAGATGCTCTACTATCTCTGGATGT TGCATTCAGTGACTCTGTTTCTGAACCTGCTTGCCTGCATGGCCTGGTTCATAGGCAACACCTCCAAGGGAGTGGACTTCGGCCTCTCGATCCTGTGGTTTGTGATCTTCACCCCCTGTGCCTTCCTTTGTTGGTACCGACCCATCTATAAGGCCTTTAG GTCAGACAACTCTTTCAGCTTCTTCGtgttcttctttgtatttttttgtcaAATAGGGATCTACGTCATCCAGTTGATTGGCCTCCCTAACCTGGGGAACAG TGGTTGGATTGCAGCCCTGTCTACACTGGGGCAAGAGTCCTTGGCCGTGTCAATCATCATGATGGTGGTGGCTGCTTTCTTTACCCTGTGTGCTGTGCTCTCACTCTTCCTCCTGAAGCGG GTGCATTCCCTATACCGCCGGACAGGGGCCAGCTTCCAGCAGGCCCAGGAGGAGTTTTCCCAGGGCATCTTCAGCAACAGAACCTTCCGCAGTGCTGCCTCATCTGCTGCCCAAGGAGCCTTCCGGGGGAATTAG
- the SCAMP2 gene encoding secretory carrier-associated membrane protein 2 isoform X1 — MSAFDTNPFADPVDVNPFQDPSVTQLTSAPQGGLSEFNPFSETNAATTVPVTQLPGPSQPAVLQPSVEPTQPTPQLLLRQASKFLPTRFLAVSKLSERQMLLGRDSILRDSYMQRLPKAVAAAAQAGLLRQQEELDRKAAELDRKERELQNTVANLHVGENNRPSLLSRCPVKLFYQDFSTEIPADYQRICKMLYYLWMLHSVTLFLNLLACMAWFIGNTSKGVDFGLSILWFVIFTPCAFLCWYRPIYKAFRSDNSFSFFVFFFVFFCQIGIYVIQLIGLPNLGNSGWIAALSTLGQESLAVSIIMMVVAAFFTLCAVLSLFLLKRVHSLYRRTGASFQQAQEEFSQGIFSNRTFRSAASSAAQGAFRGN; from the exons ATGTCGGCCTTTGACACCAACCCCTTCGCGGACCCAGTGGACGTAAATCCTTTCCAG GATCCCTCTGTGACCCAGCTGACCAGTGCCCCTCAGGGTGGCCTGTCTGAGTTCAACCCCTTCTCAGAG ACAAATGCCGCGACAACAGTTCCTGTCACACAACTCCCTGGGCCCTCGCAGCCGGCAGTTCTCCAGCCCTCAGTGGAACCAACCCAGCCAACCCCCCAG CTCCTGCTTAGACAGGCCAGCAAGTTCCTGCCTACCCGATTCCTGGCAGTGAGCAAGCTCTCAGAGAGGCAGATGCTGCTAGGAAGAGATAGTATTCTCAGAGACAGCTACATGCAAAGGCTTCCAAAG GCTGTGGCAGCTGCAGCCCAGGCAGGCCTGCTCCGGCAGCAGGAAGAACTGGATAGGAAAGCTGCTGAGCTGGATCGCAAGGAGCGGGAGCTGCAGAACACTGTGGCCAATTTGCATG TGGGAGAGAACAACCGGCCATCCCTGCTCTCACGGTGCCCTGTCAAGCTCTTCTATCAGGATTTCTCCACAGAGATCCCTGCCGACTACCAGCGGATATGCAAGATGCTCTACTATCTCTGGATGT TGCATTCAGTGACTCTGTTTCTGAACCTGCTTGCCTGCATGGCCTGGTTCATAGGCAACACCTCCAAGGGAGTGGACTTCGGCCTCTCGATCCTGTGGTTTGTGATCTTCACCCCCTGTGCCTTCCTTTGTTGGTACCGACCCATCTATAAGGCCTTTAG GTCAGACAACTCTTTCAGCTTCTTCGtgttcttctttgtatttttttgtcaAATAGGGATCTACGTCATCCAGTTGATTGGCCTCCCTAACCTGGGGAACAG TGGTTGGATTGCAGCCCTGTCTACACTGGGGCAAGAGTCCTTGGCCGTGTCAATCATCATGATGGTGGTGGCTGCTTTCTTTACCCTGTGTGCTGTGCTCTCACTCTTCCTCCTGAAGCGG GTGCATTCCCTATACCGCCGGACAGGGGCCAGCTTCCAGCAGGCCCAGGAGGAGTTTTCCCAGGGCATCTTCAGCAACAGAACCTTCCGCAGTGCTGCCTCATCTGCTGCCCAAGGAGCCTTCCGGGGGAATTAG